Proteins encoded in a region of the Macaca mulatta isolate MMU2019108-1 chromosome X, T2T-MMU8v2.0, whole genome shotgun sequence genome:
- the ARMCX1 gene encoding armadillo repeat-containing X-linked protein 1 isoform X1, with product MGRTREAGCVAAGVVIGAGACYCVYRLAWGRDENEKIWDEDEESTDTSETGVETVKGAKTNVGAGSGAKLQGDSKVKPEVSLGLEDCPGVKEKAHSGSHSGGGLEAKAKALFNTLKEQASAKAGKGARVGTISGNRTLAPSLPCPGGRGGGCHPTRSGSRAGSRASGKSKGKARSKSTRAPATTWPVRRGKFNFPYKIDDILSAPDLQKVLNILERTNDPFIQEVALVTLGNNAAYSFNQNAIRELGGVPIIAKLIKTKDPIIREKTYNALNNLSVNAENQGKIKTYISQVCDDTMVCRLDSAVQMAGLRLLTNMTVTNHYQHLLSYSFPDFFALLFLGNHFTKIQTMKLIINFTENPAMTRELVSCKVPSELISLFNKEWDREILLNILTLFENINDNIKNEGLASSRKEFSRSSLFFLFKESGVCVKKIKALANHNDLVVKVKVLKVLTKL from the coding sequence ATGGGCCGCACTCGGGAAGCTGGCTGCGTGGCCGCTGGTGTGGTTATCGGGGCTGGTGCCTGCTACTGTGTATACAGACTGGCCTGGGGAAGAGACGAGAACGAGAAAATCTGGGATGAAGACGAGGAGTCTACGGACACCTCAGAGACTGGGGTTGAGACTGTGAAAGGAGCTAAAACTAACGTTGGGGCAGGGTCTGGGGCCAAACTTCAGGGTGATTCAAAGGTCAAGCCTGAGGTGAGTTTGGGACTCGAGGATTGTCCAGGTGTAAAAGAGAAGGCCCATTCAGGATCCCACAGTGGAGGTGGCCTAGAGGCCAAGGCCAAGGCCCTTTTCAACACGCTGAAGGAACAGGCAAGTGCAAAGGCAGGCAAAGGGGCTAGGGTGGGTACCATCTCTGGGAACAGGACCCTTGCACCGAGTTTACCctgcccaggaggcaggggtggaggcTGCCACCCTACCAGGAGTGGATCTAGGGCTGGGAGCAGGGCAAGTGGAAAATCCAAGGGAAAGGCCCGAAGTAAGAGCACCAGGGCTCCAGCTACAACATGGCCTGTCCGCCGAGGCAAGTTCAACTTTCCTTATAAAATTGATGATATTCTGAGTGCTCCCGATCTTCAAAAGGTCCTCAACATACTGGAGCGAACAAATGATCCTTTTATTCAAGAAGTAGCCTTGGTCACTCTGGGTAACAATGCAGCATATTCATTTAACCAGAATGCCATACGTGAATTGGGTGGTGTCCCAATTATTGCAAAACTGATAAAAACGAAAGACCCCATAATTAGAGAAAAGACTTACAATGCCCTTAATAACTTGAGTGTGAATGCAGAAAATCAGGGTAAGATTAAGACGTACATCAGTCAAGTGTGTGATGACACCATGGTCTGTCGCTTGGACTCAGCTGTGCAGATGGCTGGGTTAAGACTGTTAACCAACATGACTGTGACTAATCATTACCAACATTTGCTTTCCTATTCTTTTCCAGACTTTTTTGCTTTGTTATTCCTGGGAAATCACTTCACCAAGATACAGACTATGAAACTAATTATAAACTTTACTGAAAATCCAGCCATGACAAGAGAGCTGGTCAGTTGTAAAGTACCATCAGAATTGATTTCCCTTTTTAATAAAGAATGGGATAGAGAGATTCTTCTTAATATCCTTACCCTATTTGAGAATAtaaatgacaacataaaaaatgAAGGGCTTGCATCATCCAGGAAAGAATTCAGCAGaagttcactttttttcttattcaaagaGTCTGGAGTTTGTGTTAAGAAAATCAAAGCACTAGCAAATCACAATGATCTGGTGGTGAAAGTAAAAGTCCTGAAAGTATTAACCAAACTCTAA